From Streptomyces sp. 6-11-2, one genomic window encodes:
- a CDS encoding DUF6104 family protein, whose protein sequence is MYFTDRGIEELEKRRGEEEVTFEWLAEQLRTFVDLNPDFEVPVERLATWLARLDDEDDE, encoded by the coding sequence ATGTACTTCACAGACCGTGGCATCGAAGAGCTGGAGAAGCGGCGGGGCGAGGAAGAGGTCACCTTCGAGTGGCTGGCCGAGCAGCTGCGGACCTTCGTCGACCTGAATCCGGACTTCGAGGTGCCGGTGGAGCGGCTGGCGACCTGGCTGGCCCGGCTGGACGACGAGGACGACGAGTAG
- a CDS encoding amino acid ABC transporter ATP-binding protein has translation MVKAEGVHKSFGQVEVLKGIDLEVRPGEVFCLIGPSGSGKSTFLRCINHLEKINGGRLYVDGELVGYRQQGDKLYELRDREVALKRRDIGMVFQRFNLFPHMTALENVIEAPVQVKGVNKGEARDRAVQLLERVGLADRAGHYPSQLSGGQQQRVAIARALAMDPKLMLFDEPTSALDPELVGDVLDVMRDLAESGMTMVVVTHEMGFAREVGDSLVFMDEGVVVESGHPREVLTNPQHERTQSFLSKVL, from the coding sequence ATGGTGAAGGCCGAGGGCGTCCACAAGTCCTTCGGCCAGGTGGAGGTGCTCAAGGGCATCGACCTGGAGGTCAGGCCCGGCGAGGTGTTCTGCCTCATCGGCCCCTCCGGCTCCGGCAAGTCGACGTTCCTGCGCTGCATCAACCACCTGGAGAAGATCAACGGGGGCCGGCTGTACGTCGACGGCGAGCTCGTCGGCTACCGCCAGCAGGGCGACAAGCTGTACGAGCTGCGCGACCGCGAGGTCGCCTTGAAGCGCCGGGACATCGGCATGGTCTTCCAGCGCTTCAACCTGTTCCCGCACATGACCGCGCTGGAGAACGTCATCGAGGCGCCGGTCCAGGTCAAGGGCGTGAACAAGGGCGAGGCCAGGGACCGGGCCGTGCAGCTCCTGGAGCGCGTGGGCCTGGCCGACCGGGCGGGGCACTACCCCTCGCAGCTCTCCGGCGGCCAGCAGCAGCGGGTGGCGATCGCCCGCGCCCTGGCCATGGACCCCAAGCTCATGCTGTTCGACGAGCCGACCTCGGCGCTCGACCCGGAGCTGGTCGGTGACGTCCTCGACGTCATGCGCGACCTCGCCGAGTCCGGCATGACGATGGTCGTCGTCACCCACGAGATGGGCTTCGCCCGCGAGGTGGGTGACAGCCTGGTCTTCATGGACGAGGGCGTGGTGGTGGAATCCGGCCATCCGCGCGAGGTCCTGACGAACCCGCAGCACGAGCGCACGCAGTCGTTCCTGTCGAAGGTGCTGTAG
- the sodN gene encoding superoxide dismutase, Ni, whose amino-acid sequence MLSRLFAPKVKVSAHCDLPCGVYDPAQARIEAESVKAVQEKMAANDDPHFQARATVIKEQRAELAKHHVSVLWSDYFKPPHFEKYPELHQLVNDALKALSAAKASTDPATGQKALDYIAQIDKIFWETKKA is encoded by the coding sequence ATGCTTTCCCGCCTGTTTGCCCCCAAGGTCAAGGTCAGCGCGCACTGCGACCTTCCCTGCGGTGTGTACGACCCGGCCCAGGCCCGCATCGAGGCGGAGTCGGTGAAGGCCGTCCAGGAGAAGATGGCCGCGAACGACGACCCGCACTTCCAGGCGCGCGCCACCGTCATCAAGGAGCAGCGCGCCGAGCTGGCCAAGCACCACGTCTCCGTGCTGTGGAGCGACTACTTCAAGCCCCCGCACTTCGAGAAGTATCCGGAGCTCCACCAGCTGGTCAACGACGCGCTGAAGGCCCTCTCCGCCGCCAAGGCCTCGACCGACCCGGCCACGGGCCAGAAGGCGCTGGACTACATCGCCCAGATCGACAAGATCTTCTGGGAGACCAAGAAGGCCTGA
- a CDS encoding ABATE domain-containing protein, whose protein sequence is MELAYYSDYAVRLVNSEEPARGKDTLTSVDAVRDLFGANASAARRATDADVTRFRSVRARLRSVFEAADQGDETLAVALLNSLLLEFPVSPQISGHDHRDDDGRPLWHMHLADHPSNATAGYAAIAAMGLAFHLTEYGVDRLGLCEAAPCRNAYLDTSTNRSRRYCSDRCATRANVAAYRARKRLEADRSVNTGRAAESAQRTSASGER, encoded by the coding sequence GTGGAACTGGCCTATTACTCGGATTACGCCGTACGGCTCGTCAACAGCGAGGAACCGGCCCGGGGCAAGGACACTCTGACCTCGGTCGACGCGGTGCGGGACCTGTTCGGCGCCAACGCCTCGGCGGCCCGCCGCGCCACCGACGCCGATGTCACGCGCTTCCGCTCGGTGCGGGCCCGGCTGCGCTCGGTCTTCGAGGCCGCCGACCAGGGCGATGAGACGCTCGCGGTGGCCCTGCTGAACTCCCTGCTGCTGGAGTTCCCGGTGAGCCCGCAGATCTCGGGACACGACCACCGCGACGACGACGGCCGCCCGCTGTGGCACATGCACCTGGCGGACCACCCGTCCAACGCGACCGCCGGCTACGCGGCGATCGCGGCGATGGGGCTGGCCTTCCACCTCACGGAGTACGGCGTCGACCGCCTCGGCCTGTGCGAGGCCGCGCCGTGCCGCAACGCCTACCTGGACACCTCCACCAACCGTTCGCGCCGCTACTGCTCCGACCGCTGCGCGACCCGCGCGAACGTCGCCGCCTACCGGGCCCGCAAGCGCCTGGAGGCCGACCGGTCGGTGAACACGGGCCGGGCCGCCGAGAGCGCCCAGCGCACCAGCGCCAGCGGCGAGCGCTGA
- a CDS encoding amino acid ABC transporter permease, producing the protein MTADIDKTAGPKDTPPAGPQAIKAIPVRHYGRYLTAAVAIAILVAIIYAFGQGKINWHAVPDYFFDDRIITGVGKTLLLTVLSMVIGIVGGIILAVMRLSKNPVTSSIAWFYIWFFRGTPVLVQLFLWFNLGLVFEYINLMPFYKDYWSNFMTPLLTALLGLGLNEAAYMAEICRAGLLAVDEGQTEAAHALGMSHSKTLRRIVIPQAMRVIVPPTGNEVINMLKTTSLVAAVQFSELFRYAQDIGQVSGAPVEMYFLAAAWYLIMTSVLSVGQYYIERYYARGSSRSLPPTPWQKVRAHLTSFSSRKVTA; encoded by the coding sequence GTGACTGCTGACATCGACAAGACGGCGGGGCCCAAGGACACACCCCCGGCCGGACCGCAGGCCATCAAGGCCATTCCGGTCCGGCACTACGGGCGGTATCTCACCGCCGCCGTCGCCATCGCGATTCTGGTCGCGATCATCTACGCGTTCGGCCAGGGCAAGATCAACTGGCACGCGGTTCCGGACTACTTCTTCGACGACCGGATCATCACCGGCGTCGGCAAGACCCTCCTGCTGACGGTCCTGTCGATGGTGATCGGCATCGTCGGCGGCATCATCCTGGCGGTGATGCGCCTGTCGAAGAACCCGGTGACCTCGTCCATCGCCTGGTTCTACATCTGGTTCTTCCGCGGCACCCCGGTCCTGGTCCAGCTGTTCCTGTGGTTCAACCTGGGCCTGGTCTTCGAGTACATCAACCTGATGCCGTTCTACAAGGACTACTGGTCGAACTTCATGACGCCGCTCCTGACGGCGTTGCTCGGCCTCGGTCTGAACGAGGCGGCGTACATGGCGGAGATCTGCCGCGCCGGTCTGCTCGCCGTCGACGAGGGCCAGACGGAGGCCGCCCACGCGCTGGGCATGAGCCACTCCAAGACCCTGCGCCGGATCGTCATCCCGCAGGCCATGCGGGTGATCGTGCCGCCGACCGGCAACGAGGTCATCAACATGCTGAAGACGACCTCGCTCGTGGCGGCCGTCCAGTTCTCGGAGCTGTTCCGCTACGCCCAGGACATCGGCCAGGTCTCCGGCGCCCCGGTGGAGATGTACTTCCTCGCCGCCGCCTGGTATCTGATCATGACCTCGGTGCTGAGCGTGGGCCAGTACTACATCGAGCGGTACTACGCCCGCGGCTCCAGCCGCAGCCTGCCGCCGACGCCGTGGCAGAAGGTCAGGGCGCACCTGACGTCCTTCTCCAGCAGGAAGGTCACGGCATGA
- a CDS encoding PadR family transcriptional regulator, giving the protein MPPVFAHGRLRLYLLKLLDEAPRHGYEVIRLLEERFQGLYAPSAGTVYPRLAKLEAEGLVTHTTEGGRKVYAITDAGRAELADRSGELADLELEIRESVAELAAEIRSDVRGAAGDLRREMRAAASQAREGTGEHGEHGEHGEHGKADDKEAWQAAKEEMRRVKQEWKEQARRAKEESRRARDEAQRARRQAKEAQERARTQAQEELQRIAKRVQEQVQDHFNRGDWPTGVREGLTELAKEFGDFGKDYVGRGTARPEYSTTPEDFPADYEPAWAHEDLTGDPARDLDRLLDRFRDDIRDTARDNGITADQLREARRHLSTAAAHIASLLHRPKV; this is encoded by the coding sequence ATGCCTCCCGTCTTCGCCCACGGCCGCCTGCGCCTCTACCTGCTCAAGCTGCTCGACGAGGCCCCGCGCCACGGCTACGAGGTGATCCGGCTGCTGGAGGAGCGCTTCCAGGGCCTGTACGCCCCCTCGGCGGGCACGGTGTATCCGCGGCTGGCCAAGCTGGAGGCCGAGGGCCTGGTCACGCACACCACCGAGGGCGGCCGCAAGGTGTACGCGATCACGGACGCGGGCCGCGCCGAACTGGCCGACCGCAGTGGTGAACTGGCCGACCTGGAGCTGGAGATCCGCGAGTCCGTCGCCGAACTCGCCGCGGAGATCCGCTCCGATGTACGCGGCGCCGCGGGCGATCTGCGGCGCGAGATGCGCGCGGCGGCGTCCCAGGCCCGGGAGGGCACCGGGGAACACGGAGAGCACGGCGAGCACGGCGAGCACGGCAAGGCCGACGACAAGGAGGCCTGGCAGGCCGCCAAGGAGGAGATGCGGCGCGTCAAGCAGGAGTGGAAGGAGCAGGCGCGGCGCGCGAAGGAGGAGAGCCGCAGGGCGCGCGACGAGGCCCAGCGGGCCCGGCGGCAGGCCAAGGAGGCTCAGGAGCGGGCGCGGACCCAGGCGCAGGAGGAGTTGCAGCGCATCGCCAAGCGGGTCCAGGAGCAGGTGCAGGACCACTTCAACCGGGGCGACTGGCCCACGGGGGTGCGCGAGGGTCTGACCGAACTCGCCAAGGAGTTCGGCGACTTCGGCAAGGACTACGTCGGCCGCGGCACGGCCCGCCCCGAGTACTCCACGACCCCGGAGGACTTCCCGGCCGACTACGAACCGGCCTGGGCGCACGAGGACCTCACCGGCGACCCGGCCCGCGACCTGGACCGCCTCCTGGACCGCTTCCGCGACGACATCCGCGACACGGCCCGGGACAACGGCATCACCGCCGACCAGCTCCGTGAGGCCCGTCGCCATCTGTCCACGGCGGCGGCCCACATCGCCTCGCTCCTGCACCGCCCGAAGGTCTGA
- a CDS encoding ABC transporter substrate-binding protein: MTARSTRRTTAAHSRLAAVGAIVVTGALILTGCGDQTKDKKEPSGGGSSNAAPLADKLPAQIREKGSIKVGSDIAYAPVEFKDKSGKVVGLDPDVAAALGKQLGVTFEFENGTFDALLTGLRSNRYDIAMSAMTDNKSRQEGIDPSTGKKVGEGVDFVDYLTAGVSIYTRKGDTKGINSWSDLCGKKIALERGTVSEDLAKSEAKKCPSNKKLTIEPFDDDQQAQTRLRSGGADAVSSDFPVAAYAVKTSGGGNDFEVVGPQVQAAPYGIAVSKTNTQLRDALQAAVNAIIKNGEYEKILEKWGAQDGAVKESVINGGK, from the coding sequence ATGACCGCACGCTCCACCCGTCGTACGACCGCCGCGCACTCCCGGCTAGCTGCGGTCGGTGCGATCGTGGTCACCGGCGCCCTGATCCTCACCGGCTGCGGTGACCAGACCAAGGACAAGAAGGAGCCGTCGGGCGGCGGCTCGTCGAACGCGGCCCCGCTGGCCGACAAGCTCCCGGCCCAGATCCGCGAGAAGGGCTCCATCAAGGTCGGCTCCGACATCGCGTACGCGCCGGTCGAGTTCAAGGACAAGTCGGGCAAGGTCGTCGGCCTCGACCCCGACGTCGCGGCGGCCCTGGGCAAGCAGCTCGGGGTGACCTTCGAATTCGAGAACGGCACCTTCGACGCCCTGCTCACCGGCCTGCGGTCCAACCGCTACGACATCGCCATGTCGGCCATGACGGACAACAAGAGCCGCCAGGAGGGCATCGACCCGAGCACGGGCAAGAAGGTCGGCGAGGGCGTCGACTTCGTCGACTACCTGACGGCCGGTGTCTCGATCTACACCCGCAAGGGCGACACCAAGGGCATCAACAGCTGGTCCGACCTGTGCGGCAAGAAGATCGCCCTGGAGCGCGGCACCGTCTCGGAGGACCTCGCGAAGTCCGAGGCGAAGAAGTGCCCGAGCAACAAGAAGCTCACCATTGAGCCGTTCGACGACGACCAGCAGGCCCAGACCCGTCTGCGCTCGGGCGGCGCGGACGCGGTCTCCTCCGACTTCCCGGTGGCCGCGTACGCGGTGAAGACCTCCGGCGGCGGCAACGACTTCGAGGTCGTCGGCCCGCAGGTCCAGGCGGCCCCGTACGGCATCGCCGTCAGCAAGACGAACACCCAGCTGCGCGACGCGCTCCAGGCCGCGGTGAACGCGATCATCAAGAACGGCGAGTACGAGAAGATCCTGGAGAAGTGGGGCGCCCAGGACGGTGCCGTGAAGGAATCCGTCATCAACGGCGGCAAGTGA
- the sodX gene encoding nickel-type superoxide dismutase maturation protease produces the protein MPELSQETERRGAVLPFGLAEVTGPSMVPTLHHGDRLVVQYGARIRPGDVVVLRHPFQQDLLVVKRASERRDSGWWVLGDNAYAGGDSTDYGTVPEDLVLGKVRFRYRPRRRAQRSPLALVRWALSAARPVFTDRSASRRLRAR, from the coding sequence ATGCCCGAGCTGTCGCAGGAGACCGAACGCAGGGGCGCCGTGCTGCCCTTCGGGCTGGCCGAGGTGACCGGGCCGTCCATGGTGCCCACGCTGCACCACGGGGACCGGCTCGTGGTGCAGTACGGCGCCCGGATCCGGCCCGGTGACGTGGTGGTCCTGCGGCATCCGTTCCAGCAGGACCTGCTGGTCGTCAAGCGCGCCTCGGAGCGGCGCGACAGCGGCTGGTGGGTGCTGGGCGACAACGCGTACGCGGGCGGGGACAGCACCGACTACGGGACCGTGCCCGAGGACCTGGTCCTGGGCAAGGTGCGGTTCCGCTACCGGCCGCGCAGACGCGCTCAGCGCTCGCCGCTGGCGCTGGTGCGCTGGGCGCTCTCGGCGGCCCGGCCCGTGTTCACCGACCGGTCGGCCTCCAGGCGCTTGCGGGCCCGGTAG
- a CDS encoding DUF4097 family beta strand repeat-containing protein: MSEWSVGEPRKLTFDEPVTALNVRIVHGTVNVVGADEGPARLEVSEIEGPPLIVTQQGGTLTVAYEDLPWKGFLKWLDNKGWRRSAVVSVAVPASARVELGVVGAGAMVSGIDGRAEVKGVSGDTTLVGLTGPVRADTVSGNVEAQALSGDLRFNSVSGDLTVVDGAGPSVRADSVSGSMVVDLDPAGGPTDVSLTSVSGEIAIRLPHPADARVDANTASGTVSNAFEDLKVGGQWGAKRITGRLGAGNGRLKATTVSGSIALLRRPPTEGGPWEAEPRNARPAGDSSGGSDGDATGRADGTTDRKVL, translated from the coding sequence ATGTCCGAGTGGTCCGTCGGTGAGCCCAGGAAGCTCACCTTCGACGAGCCGGTGACCGCACTCAACGTCCGCATCGTGCACGGAACGGTGAACGTCGTGGGTGCCGACGAGGGTCCGGCCCGCCTGGAGGTCTCCGAGATCGAGGGGCCTCCGCTGATCGTCACCCAGCAGGGCGGGACGCTGACGGTGGCGTACGAGGACCTGCCCTGGAAGGGCTTCCTCAAGTGGCTGGACAACAAGGGCTGGCGGCGCAGCGCCGTGGTCTCCGTGGCCGTTCCGGCGAGCGCGCGCGTGGAGCTGGGCGTGGTCGGTGCCGGCGCGATGGTCTCGGGAATCGACGGACGCGCCGAGGTCAAGGGCGTCTCCGGGGACACCACCCTGGTGGGCCTGACGGGCCCGGTGCGCGCGGACACCGTGTCGGGGAACGTGGAGGCGCAGGCCCTCTCCGGTGATCTGCGGTTCAACTCGGTCTCCGGCGACCTGACGGTGGTCGACGGCGCCGGTCCCTCGGTCAGGGCGGACTCGGTGAGCGGGTCGATGGTCGTCGACCTCGACCCGGCGGGCGGCCCCACCGACGTCAGCCTGACCAGCGTCTCCGGTGAGATCGCCATCCGGCTCCCCCACCCGGCGGACGCACGGGTGGACGCGAACACCGCGAGCGGGACGGTGTCCAACGCCTTCGAGGACCTCAAGGTCGGCGGCCAGTGGGGCGCCAAGCGGATCACCGGCCGCCTCGGCGCGGGCAACGGCCGGCTGAAGGCGACCACCGTCTCCGGCTCCATCGCGCTGCTGCGGCGCCCGCCCACGGAGGGCGGACCGTGGGAGGCGGAGCCGCGAAACGCCCGCCCGGCCGGGGATTCCAGCGGCGGCAGCGACGGTGACGCGACCGGCAGGGCCGATGGCACGACCGACAGGAAGGTGCTCTGA
- a CDS encoding class I SAM-dependent methyltransferase, which translates to MTDTRTGITAEGADWAAWQESWDRQQEWYMPDREERFRIMLDMVEALVGTAPRVLDLACGTGSITARLLARFPGATSTGVDLDPALLAIARGTFDGDERVSFVTADLKDPDWPAKLPYDSYDAVLTATALHWLHSEPLAALYGRVAELVRDGGVFMNADHMIDETTPRINAAERAQRHARMEQAKRAGALDWAEWWQLAAKDPVLAEPTARRFEIYGEHADGDMPSAAWHARVLRGQGFTEARPVWCSPSDTLLLALK; encoded by the coding sequence ATGACGGACACGAGGACGGGCATCACCGCGGAGGGGGCCGACTGGGCCGCCTGGCAGGAGAGCTGGGACCGCCAGCAGGAGTGGTACATGCCCGACCGTGAGGAACGCTTCCGCATCATGCTCGACATGGTCGAGGCGCTCGTCGGCACCGCCCCGCGCGTCCTGGACCTCGCCTGCGGCACCGGCAGCATCACCGCCCGGCTGCTCGCCCGCTTCCCCGGGGCCACCAGCACCGGCGTCGACCTCGACCCGGCGCTGCTCGCCATCGCGCGCGGCACCTTCGACGGCGACGAGCGGGTCTCCTTCGTGACCGCGGACCTCAAGGACCCCGACTGGCCGGCGAAGCTGCCGTACGACTCCTACGACGCCGTCCTGACCGCCACGGCCCTGCACTGGCTGCACAGCGAACCTCTCGCCGCCCTCTACGGCCGGGTCGCGGAACTCGTCCGCGACGGTGGTGTCTTCATGAACGCGGACCACATGATCGACGAGACCACCCCCAGGATCAACGCGGCCGAACGCGCCCAGCGGCACGCGCGCATGGAACAGGCCAAGCGGGCCGGCGCCCTGGACTGGGCCGAGTGGTGGCAGCTGGCCGCCAAGGACCCGGTGCTGGCGGAACCGACGGCCCGCCGCTTCGAGATCTACGGCGAGCACGCCGACGGGGACATGCCGTCCGCCGCCTGGCACGCGCGCGTACTGCGCGGCCAGGGCTTCACGGAGGCCCGCCCGGTGTGGTGCTCGCCGTCGGACACGCTGCTGCTCGCCCTCAAGTAG
- a CDS encoding Clp protease N-terminal domain-containing protein, with the protein MFERFTKDARAVVRGAVEYAEDAGAQTVDAEHLLLALLDREGSRGSFALAALGLDERGEPVRQALHDARRRAGLSRADTDALAGLGIDVSEIVSRVEEAHGVGAMSGDRQGKDARPGRRTFGRSAKDTLEKALRSALAHRDRHIGDEHILLALTVRPGVPAEALADHGVTHESVTRVLYGGGQARAAG; encoded by the coding sequence ATGTTCGAACGGTTCACGAAGGACGCCCGGGCCGTGGTGCGGGGTGCGGTGGAGTACGCCGAGGACGCGGGAGCGCAGACCGTGGACGCCGAGCACCTGCTGCTCGCCCTACTCGACCGCGAGGGCAGCCGTGGGTCCTTCGCGCTGGCGGCGCTGGGGCTCGACGAGCGCGGGGAGCCCGTGCGGCAGGCGCTGCACGACGCGCGGCGGCGCGCCGGCCTGTCCCGGGCCGACACCGACGCCCTCGCGGGCCTGGGTATCGACGTCTCCGAGATCGTCTCCCGGGTGGAGGAGGCGCACGGCGTCGGGGCGATGTCCGGCGACCGGCAGGGCAAGGATGCCCGGCCGGGGCGCCGCACCTTCGGCCGGAGTGCCAAGGACACCCTTGAGAAGGCCCTGCGCTCGGCGCTGGCCCACCGTGACCGGCACATCGGCGACGAGCACATCCTCCTCGCCCTGACCGTCCGCCCGGGCGTGCCCGCCGAGGCCCTCGCCGACCACGGCGTGACCCACGAGTCGGTGACCCGCGTGCTGTACGGCGGGGGACAGGCGCGGGCGGCCGGCTGA
- a CDS encoding NADP-dependent malic enzyme, translating to MAAEIVNPRSDRGTDQDGGAEPLDSFDPAFALHRGGKMAVQATVPVRDKDDLSLAYTPGVARVCSAIAEQPELVHDYTWKSSVVAVVTDGTAVLGLGDIGPEASLPVMEGKAILFKQFGGVDAVPIALSCTDVDEIVETVVRLAPSFGGVNLEDISAPRCFEIERRLQERLDIPVFHDDQHGTAVVTLAALRNAARLSGRAIGDLRAVISGAGAAGVAIAKMLIGAGIGDVAVADRKGVVSADRTDLTQVKREVAEFTNKAGISGSLEDALAGADVFIGVSGGTVAEEAVASMAEGAFVFAMANPNPEVHPEVAHKYAAVVATGRSDFPNQINNVLAFPGIFAGALQVRASRITEGMKIAAAEALAGVVGDDLAADYVIPSPFDERVAPAVTAAVAAAARAEGVARR from the coding sequence GTGGCAGCGGAGATCGTCAATCCTCGCAGCGACCGCGGTACGGATCAGGACGGCGGGGCTGAGCCGCTCGATTCCTTCGATCCGGCCTTCGCGCTGCACCGCGGCGGCAAGATGGCCGTGCAGGCCACCGTGCCCGTCCGCGACAAGGACGACCTGTCCCTGGCGTACACGCCCGGCGTCGCGCGCGTGTGCTCCGCCATCGCGGAGCAGCCGGAGCTGGTCCACGACTACACGTGGAAGTCGTCCGTGGTCGCCGTCGTGACCGACGGCACGGCCGTACTCGGGCTCGGTGACATCGGCCCCGAAGCCTCCCTCCCGGTGATGGAGGGCAAGGCGATCCTGTTCAAGCAGTTCGGCGGTGTGGACGCGGTGCCGATCGCGCTGAGCTGCACCGACGTCGACGAGATCGTCGAGACCGTGGTGCGCCTCGCGCCGTCCTTCGGCGGCGTGAACCTGGAGGACATCTCGGCCCCCCGGTGCTTCGAGATCGAGCGCAGGCTCCAGGAGCGTCTGGACATCCCGGTCTTCCACGACGACCAGCACGGCACGGCGGTCGTGACCCTCGCGGCGCTGCGCAACGCGGCGCGGCTGAGCGGGCGGGCGATCGGGGACCTGCGGGCCGTCATCTCGGGCGCGGGCGCGGCCGGCGTGGCCATCGCCAAGATGCTGATCGGGGCCGGTATCGGCGATGTCGCGGTCGCCGACCGCAAGGGCGTGGTGTCGGCCGACCGCACGGACCTGACGCAGGTCAAGCGCGAGGTGGCCGAGTTCACCAACAAGGCCGGGATCAGCGGTTCCCTGGAGGACGCGCTGGCCGGCGCCGACGTCTTCATCGGCGTCTCCGGCGGCACGGTCGCGGAGGAGGCCGTGGCGTCGATGGCCGAGGGCGCCTTCGTGTTCGCCATGGCCAACCCGAACCCCGAGGTGCACCCCGAGGTCGCGCACAAGTACGCGGCGGTCGTGGCGACCGGGCGCTCGGACTTCCCCAACCAGATCAACAACGTTCTGGCCTTCCCCGGCATCTTCGCGGGCGCGCTCCAGGTGCGGGCGTCCCGGATCACCGAGGGGATGAAGATCGCGGCGGCCGAGGCGCTGGCCGGGGTCGTCGGGGACGACCTCGCCGCGGACTACGTGATCCCCTCGCCGTTCGACGAGCGGGTGGCCCCGGCCGTGACCGCGGCGGTGGCCGCCGCGGCCCGTGCCGAGGGCGTGGCGCGTCGCTGA
- a CDS encoding zinc-binding dehydrogenase — protein MFAVYAARIDRDQPLSGLESGERPAPETRPGWSTVNVRAASLNHHDLWSLRGVGLSEDKLPMILGCDAAGVDEDGNEVVLHSVIGQSGYGVGPGEPRSILTERYQGTFAEQVAVPTWNVLPKPKELSFEEAACLPTAWLTAYRMLFTNAGVRPGDSVLVQGAGGGVATAAIVLGKAAGLRVFATSRDEAKRRRAVELGAVEALEPGARLPQRVDAVIETVGAATWSHSVKSLRPGGTIVISGATSGDRPSHAELTRIFFLELKVVGSTMGTKDELEDLLSFCGATGVRPVIDEVLPLDRAREGFERLESGGHFGKVVLTAS, from the coding sequence ATGTTCGCTGTCTACGCCGCCCGAATCGACCGCGACCAGCCGCTGAGCGGCCTGGAGTCGGGGGAGCGCCCCGCCCCCGAGACCCGACCCGGCTGGAGCACGGTCAACGTCAGGGCCGCCTCACTGAACCACCACGACCTCTGGTCGCTGAGGGGGGTGGGGCTGTCCGAGGACAAGCTCCCCATGATCCTCGGCTGCGACGCCGCCGGCGTCGACGAGGACGGCAACGAGGTCGTCCTGCACTCCGTGATCGGACAGAGCGGGTACGGGGTCGGGCCCGGGGAGCCCCGGTCCATCCTCACCGAGCGCTACCAGGGCACCTTCGCCGAACAGGTGGCCGTGCCGACCTGGAACGTCCTGCCCAAGCCCAAGGAGCTCTCCTTCGAGGAGGCCGCCTGCCTGCCCACGGCCTGGCTCACGGCGTACCGCATGCTCTTCACCAACGCCGGCGTGCGTCCCGGCGACTCCGTACTCGTCCAAGGCGCCGGCGGCGGTGTCGCCACGGCCGCGATCGTGCTCGGCAAGGCGGCCGGGCTGCGGGTGTTCGCCACCAGCCGGGACGAAGCCAAGCGCAGGCGCGCGGTGGAGCTGGGCGCGGTGGAGGCGCTGGAGCCGGGGGCGCGGCTGCCGCAGCGGGTGGACGCGGTGATCGAGACCGTCGGCGCGGCCACCTGGTCGCACTCGGTCAAGTCGCTGCGGCCCGGCGGCACGATCGTCATCTCCGGGGCCACGAGCGGCGACCGGCCGTCCCACGCCGAGCTGACGCGCATCTTCTTCCTGGAGCTGAAGGTCGTCGGCTCGACCATGGGCACCAAGGACGAACTGGAGGATCTGCTGTCCTTCTGCGGCGCCACCGGGGTCCGTCCCGTCATCGACGAGGTGCTGCCGCTCGACCGGGCCCGCGAGGGCTTCGAACGGCTGGAGTCGGGCGGCCACTTCGGCAAGGTCGTGCTCACCGCCTCCTGA
- a CDS encoding helix-turn-helix domain-containing protein, translating into MTEATDLAERAGDRDPRVGLRAVAALRRLLEQLEAVQVRSARNQGWSWQEIAAELGVSRQAVHKKYGRQ; encoded by the coding sequence ATGACCGAAGCAACGGATCTCGCCGAGCGCGCAGGCGACCGCGATCCCCGAGTCGGGCTGCGGGCCGTCGCCGCGCTGCGCCGGCTGCTCGAGCAGCTGGAGGCGGTACAGGTGCGCAGCGCGCGCAACCAGGGCTGGTCGTGGCAGGAGATCGCCGCCGAGCTCGGAGTGAGCAGGCAGGCCGTGCACAAGAAGTACGGGAGGCAGTGA